The Helicobacter sp. MIT 99-5507 genome includes a region encoding these proteins:
- the tgt gene encoding tRNA guanosine(34) transglycosylase Tgt has translation MIWKLEAKDNKARAGILTLNNNVIQTPVFMPVGTQACVKGLDFNDIENIHSKIILANTYHLYLRPGDKVIKNMGGLHKFSGFNGSFLTDSGGFQAFSLGGKPNEDGILFKSHIDGSRHFFTPESVLDIQYNLNSNIMMILDDLIALPNTKDRILESIKRTSVWAKRSIKHHYYKKESHPNNKIFAIIQGGVDKEARTISANELVNTMYQNCAFDGFAIGGLAVGEEKNAMYDTIEITTNLMPESKPRYLMGVGTPEDLIEGIYRGVDMFDCVMPTRNARNGTIFTRFGRLSIKNANLKEDCSPIDENCKCYTCKNFSKGYLNHLYRANETLYIRLASIHNLYFYLEITRLAREAIMNNCFLSWRKEMLANLA, from the coding sequence ATGATTTGGAAACTAGAAGCAAAAGATAATAAAGCAAGGGCTGGAATCTTAACACTAAATAATAATGTCATTCAAACACCTGTATTTATGCCTGTTGGCACACAAGCATGTGTAAAAGGGCTTGATTTTAATGATATAGAAAATATTCACTCAAAGATAATACTTGCAAATACATATCATTTATATTTACGCCCTGGAGATAAAGTCATAAAAAATATGGGCGGATTACATAAATTTAGCGGATTTAATGGTAGTTTTCTTACAGATAGTGGAGGATTCCAAGCTTTTAGCTTAGGTGGCAAACCAAATGAAGATGGAATCTTATTTAAAAGTCATATTGATGGAAGTAGGCATTTTTTCACACCAGAGAGTGTATTAGATATACAATACAATCTAAATAGTAATATTATGATGATTTTAGATGATTTAATAGCACTGCCAAATACAAAAGATAGAATTTTAGAATCCATAAAAAGAACTAGTGTTTGGGCAAAAAGATCAATAAAACATCATTATTACAAAAAAGAATCTCACCCAAATAATAAAATCTTTGCAATCATTCAAGGTGGGGTAGATAAAGAAGCAAGAACTATATCTGCAAATGAATTAGTAAATACAATGTATCAAAATTGTGCTTTTGATGGATTTGCAATAGGTGGACTTGCTGTTGGTGAAGAAAAAAATGCTATGTATGATACGATTGAAATTACTACAAATCTTATGCCAGAATCTAAGCCTAGATATTTAATGGGTGTTGGAACTCCAGAGGATTTGATAGAAGGGATTTATAGAGGGGTTGATATGTTTGATTGCGTAATGCCAACTAGAAATGCAAGAAATGGGACGATATTTACTAGATTTGGAAGATTGAGTATCAAAAATGCAAACCTAAAAGAAGATTGCAGCCCAATTGATGAAAACTGCAAATGCTATACTTGCAAAAATTTCTCTAAAGGCTATTTAAATCATTTATATAGGGCAAATGAGACATTATATATTAGGCTTGCAAGTATTCATAATTTATATTTTTATTTAGAGATAACAAGACTTGCAAGAGAAGCAATCATGAATAATTGCTTTCTATCATGGAGAAAAGAAATGCTAGCAAATCTTGCCTAA
- a CDS encoding TrkA C-terminal domain-containing protein produces the protein MKQVLIIADGKIAKIFIESLLEKYFSNNYYIIISNDIEITSLKFSSSFKVYNFDPLASSRLKPFIANSLYDVFVIMQDKDERDEVCSIIRKINKDIPIIISCESKSQVKQDLLDDPNLNTISTSFITARALIGKIPNIPSIARGFGLNKGEIMQINIPFGSAYSYISIGSIQQKGWRIVGIYRKNSFIITNKATIIQPNDSLLVIGDPMVLNNIYKKMIANTGNFPAPFGIDIYVYIDFKFYSQKEIDDIILDSLWIHKKIKNEKLIINILNPSNIKRLVDIKAIQQDGVIINIDYNQKNISQKIEEDSANKIGLIMVAPSVFKRNKNRRILYKANSPILKIGKNTRLSELETTLIFCSQNSKHVQNISYSLIDFASQLKLDIKLYEFQLDEDYNAKIATYYQNIGRLLNKRITIEHTSNKNPIFWLHRSDEKLIQFIPLEIDLLQRRIFWLLNKNADYLSLNIDKNPQILMPM, from the coding sequence ATGAAACAAGTTTTAATTATTGCAGATGGCAAAATTGCTAAAATTTTTATAGAATCTTTGCTTGAAAAATATTTTAGTAACAACTATTATATTATCATCTCCAATGATATAGAAATAACTTCTTTAAAATTTTCATCATCATTTAAAGTATATAACTTTGACCCATTAGCAAGTTCTAGACTAAAGCCTTTTATTGCAAATAGTTTATATGATGTTTTTGTGATAATGCAAGATAAAGATGAACGAGATGAAGTTTGTTCTATCATTAGAAAAATCAACAAAGATATACCAATCATTATTTCATGTGAATCCAAATCGCAAGTAAAGCAAGATTTGCTAGATGATCCAAATCTAAATACTATATCTACTAGTTTTATTACAGCACGGGCACTTATTGGTAAGATTCCAAATATTCCAAGCATTGCTAGAGGTTTTGGGCTAAATAAGGGTGAGATTATGCAAATTAATATTCCATTTGGAAGTGCATATTCATATATTAGCATTGGTTCAATCCAACAAAAAGGATGGCGGATTGTAGGAATTTATAGAAAAAATAGTTTTATAATTACCAACAAAGCAACAATAATCCAGCCAAATGACAGCTTGCTTGTTATAGGCGATCCAATGGTATTAAATAATATTTATAAAAAAATGATTGCAAATACAGGTAATTTCCCAGCACCTTTTGGAATTGATATTTATGTTTATATTGATTTTAAATTTTATTCACAAAAAGAGATTGATGATATTATATTAGATTCTCTTTGGATACATAAAAAAATAAAAAATGAAAAATTGATAATTAATATTTTAAACCCAAGCAATATAAAAAGATTAGTTGATATTAAAGCAATACAGCAAGATGGAGTAATTATAAATATTGATTATAATCAAAAAAATATTTCTCAAAAAATAGAAGAAGATTCTGCCAATAAAATAGGCTTGATTATGGTTGCCCCTAGTGTATTTAAAAGAAATAAAAATCGCAGGATTTTGTATAAAGCAAATTCTCCAATTTTAAAAATTGGCAAAAATACCAGACTTAGTGAATTAGAAACTACATTGATATTTTGTTCTCAAAACTCTAAACATGTGCAAAATATCTCGTATTCACTGATTGATTTTGCATCACAGCTTAAATTGGATATCAAGTTATATGAATTTCAATTAGATGAAGATTATAATGCAAAAATTGCTACTTATTATCAAAATATAGGAAGATTGCTTAATAAACGTATTACAATAGAACATACAAGCAATAAAAATCCTATTTTTTGGCTTCACCGAAGTGATGAAAAGTTGATACAATTTATCCCGCTTGAAATTGATTTATTGCAACGAAGAATCTTTTGGTTGCTAAATAAAAATGCTGATTATTTATCACTAAATATAGATAAAAATCCACAGATATTAATGCCAATGTAG
- the aroB gene encoding 3-dehydroquinate synthase, protein MAEIIHLKTDSNSYDIIIDSLKKIDLDKYSKILIVTNPCVSALHISKLLSCFNHKYTFICTLKDGEQYKNLASIESILENAFIHKLDRKSLIISFGGGVISDMSGFAASIYQRGIDFISIPTTLLAQVDASVGGKTGINNSFGKNLIGTFYQPKSVYIDIDFLSTLPKREFNAGISEIIKMAVCFDRDFFIWLESADLINNKKDLEYAIFKSVSIKADIVCKDEKENGIRAGLNYGHTFGHVIELLGNYSLYLHGESVGMGMCKANNLAVLLNKLDIKDSIRISNLLKKYQIPTEYKIQDLNDFYDRLFLDKKSQNNNLRFILPNDIGDMEIITNPPKELLFEAMSI, encoded by the coding sequence ATGGCAGAAATCATACATCTAAAAACAGATTCTAATTCCTATGATATAATCATTGATTCTTTAAAAAAAATAGATTTGGATAAATACAGCAAGATTCTAATTGTTACAAATCCATGTGTAAGTGCATTGCACATTAGTAAATTGTTATCTTGTTTTAATCACAAATATACTTTTATTTGCACATTAAAAGATGGTGAGCAATACAAGAATCTTGCAAGTATAGAATCTATCTTAGAAAATGCTTTTATACATAAACTTGATAGAAAATCATTAATCATTTCATTTGGTGGCGGTGTGATTAGTGATATGAGTGGATTTGCTGCATCGATTTATCAAAGAGGTATTGATTTTATTTCTATTCCTACTACGCTTTTAGCACAAGTTGATGCTAGTGTAGGTGGGAAAACAGGTATAAATAATTCATTTGGCAAGAATCTAATAGGAACATTTTATCAACCAAAATCAGTATATATTGATATAGATTTTTTATCTACATTGCCAAAACGAGAGTTTAATGCTGGGATTAGCGAGATTATAAAAATGGCTGTTTGTTTTGATAGAGATTTTTTTATTTGGTTAGAGAGTGCTGATTTGATCAATAATAAAAAAGATTTAGAATATGCTATTTTTAAAAGTGTATCAATAAAGGCAGATATTGTTTGTAAAGATGAAAAAGAAAATGGTATTCGTGCAGGACTAAATTATGGACATACATTTGGGCATGTAATTGAATTGCTTGGGAATTACTCTTTATATTTACATGGAGAAAGTGTAGGTATGGGAATGTGTAAGGCAAATAATCTTGCTGTATTACTTAATAAATTGGATATAAAAGATTCTATTAGAATCTCAAATTTGCTCAAAAAATATCAAATTCCTACAGAATATAAAATACAGGATTTAAATGATTTTTATGATAGATTATTTTTAGATAAAAAAAGTCAAAATAATAATTTAAGATTTATATTGCCAAATGATATTGGAGATATGGAAATCATTACAAATCCACCAAAAGAGTTGTTGTTTGAAGCTATGAGTATTTAA